The following is a genomic window from Miscanthus floridulus cultivar M001 unplaced genomic scaffold, ASM1932011v1 os_1869, whole genome shotgun sequence.
ttgtttagggtaccccttctcacggtatccgacagcgcatgaacctccaaatgagtgaatcTCCACAACGAGgagttgcttgccggcaagctactcctcgttgtggagattcactcatttggaggttcacgcgctaattggcatcacatgccaaaccctcaatagggtgccgcacaaccaacacaagatgaggatcacataagccatgagcaattcactagagtaccttttggctctccgctggggaaaggtcaagaacccctcacaatcaccacgattggaaccagagacaatcaccaccctccgctcgacgatcctcgctgctccaagccatctaggttgcggcaaccaccaagagtaacaagtgaacccCGCAGAGAAACAcgaatatcaagtgcctctagatgcaaacactcaagcaatgcacttggattctctcccaatctcacaaagatgatgaatcaatgatggagatcagtgggagggctttggctaagctcacaaggttgctatgtcaatgcaaatggccaagagagttagcttgagccggccatggggcttaaatagaagcccccacaaaatagagccgttgtaccccttcactgggcataacacgggtgattggacgctccggtcatattgaccggacgctggacctcagcgtccgatcacgcgatgcgtgccacatgtcccctcttttcaaatactgagcgctcgatctcaacgaTCATGTGATGACCGAACgtagtagctcaaagtgaccggacgctgaaccccagcgtcctatcgtttccagtaagcatccagagataacttttcacgaccagacgcatccggtcatgcacgatcggacacacccagcatccggtcacacggcgactcccctgtgcgctgccacatcagctggaccggatgcaccctatcagtgtccgatcaccaagtgacctagtgtccggtcagagactgacgctacgcgccctctgctgccactgacccggacgcaccggtccaaccgagaccagcgtctgatcacttatagtgacctccatcttttctgtctagggcgctggtggcaccgtcggactgttcgcactcggacactccgccggtgaagttcctaacccttgctcaaatgtgccaaccacaaagtgtatcaccttgtgcacatgtgttagcatatttccacaaacattttcaagggtgttagcactccactagatcctaaatgcatatgtaatgaattAGAgcttctagtggcactttgataaccgcatttcgatacgagtttcaccctcttaatagtacagctatcgaacctaaatgtgatcacactctttaagtgtcttgatcaccaaaacaaaatagctcctaccatttatacctttgccttgagccttttgttttttctctttcttcttttcaagtccaagcacttgatcattaccatggcatcaccatcatcatgtcatgatcttcatttgcttcaccacttggaatgtgctacctatctcatgatcacttgataaactaggttagcacttagggtttcatcaattcaccaaaaccaaactagagctttcaaggagGCCCCGCGTAGGATAGCAGGATGTCAGTGAGCACCTCAATGGGCAACCCAACGAGCACGATGAGCTCCTCAGTGGGCACCCCAACGATCAGGGCGGGCACCTCGGTGTGCACCCCAACGAGCACGGTGAGCTCCTCAGCGGGCAACGGCGGGGCTAGGGATTGGCTCCGGCTCGGTCCATCTCAATTCCATGCCATCCGGCGCCGAGGTGGCGTGGTCCGCCAATTGCTGTTGCTACGGGCGCCACCATGAATTCGCCCGCACGCGAGCACGAGGTGGAAGAAGGGAGCGGGCGCGAGCACAAGGTGGAAGAAGGGAGCGGGCATGAGCACGAGGTGGGTCGCCGAAGACGGCGTGGGGACGGTCACCGGGGAGGGCCGTCGAAGACAGCGCTCGTCCCTGGCCCACGTCGACGGGAGCTCAATGATGAGCTGGCGTAGCAGGAGGTGCTGCTGCTGCGCGTCTGCGTCTGGCACGGCCGTCTCGGACACGCCCTGCGCCGGGGTTGGCGGCTGCGATGTCGGCACCCGGGAGGCACACCTCCGGCACACGCACGGTGGTCTCGCGCAGAACTCCGGCCGCTACGCCACCACCTTGCAGCTCGCCTGTAGGAAATCGCCGCGCGCCCGTCCACACACGCGCACAGCTCCGCCAGATGCCAGCAGCGCCATGGCTAGCTCTGTCACCTTCCGTCCGCGCACAACTCGTGCACGTGGCTATCGGCGACCAGCGCTGGAGCACACCGGCGTGGCGGAGCAGCACAGGCGACAGGAGGCTCTGGAGCACGACAACGAGGTACTCAACCATGGGGTGGCGGCGCTCCACCAGCGCGAGGAGACGGCACGGCGTGCCACGGCAGAGTCGAAGGCGCGCGAGGTGGAGGCAAAGCACGAGGCGGCAGAGCTGAGGAAGAAGGTGGCGGAGGTCGAGGCGGCCAACTACGCGCTTGCCGCCCGGATGCTCGGCACCGACAGCTGCCGCTTCCGGGCGTTCCACGGGCCCGACGTGTTCTAAAGAGCTTACGGCGCTACTCCTTCGCGCGGCCTGGAGCGCGGCCGCGCGTAGTCCCACCTCCACCGCGGCTGCCGCCACATCGCCGCCGCGCTTGACGGCGTCGTTGGCCTCCTCCACCGCTGCCCGCGCGTGCCGGAACTCGTGCATCATCACCCTGGCGCCGCCGTCGGGCGCGAGCGCGGGTGTGGCCACGGACCTGCCGGCATCATCACCCCGGCGCCACCGCCGGGCGCGAGCGCGGGAGCGGCCACGGACCTGCCGGCCTCCGCGCGCGGCGTTGCTGCGCGCGGGACAGCGTCGACGCGACGAGGCGGGCCATGCCTGCGTGCGCGGCGTGGAGTAGCGCCAGCGCGGCCCAGAGCAGCGCCCGCGAGGGTGCCGCGCGAGGGAGCAGCGCCCGCCCTGCTGCGCGCGGAGGGAGGAGGCGTCGGGGGAGTGGCcgtgaggatggagagggaggggttgagtcgatgacgcgtggaccccacatgtcactgagatgGACAAAACCGCTCCACTTTGGACAAAACAGTCTCACCCGCGCCCatcaggtgctaaaagtgaacggtttttaTAGTTGTGGTACTAGCtttagacggttttgtagttgaatATCAAAATTAGACGAACCCTACAGTTGAGGGGCTAAAAGTAGacttaatcttttttttttttgaccgggAATAGCAGAGAACACGTTGGCATCCAACGCCCAGGGCATGCGTTTGGCGCTGTTGCCCCATTCGGCAACCGAGTTTTGTAACAAGAAGAAAGGAGAGAGCATCTCCTTCCCGTCAAGGCCTGGAATAAACCTCCAAATGCACGCAAGAAATCGACCACATGTCAACGTGAGACATGCGTCAATGCCTGCCAGTCTGCCACGAATCTCCTCCAAGCTCCAATGCAAGTACGTACCGTACGTACGCTATGAACACATGCATCCCGCTTCCAAATATCTGCATGCTGCACTGCACAGCACCTTAAcagctagctgcacttgcctatAAATAATCGGCAGATGCCAGTGTGCTAAACCAAGCTTAGTGGACTCGTCGTGTCAGCGCGTCACACTGCTCGCTACCCAGATAGCTCGTGTCCAGAGCAAAGCTGCAGTCGGCAATAATGGATCGCCGCGTGAGCCTTGCCACCCGGAGCGTGCGCGTGCTGATCCCCGACCAGCTGCCGACGCTGTTCGAGCCGCAGAAGtcggtgatgaccccgcatgtCCGCGCAACCGTCGTTGGCGACGAAGACgatgcgccgccgccggagcgccGGCTGACCATGCTGGCGCTCCAGCTCGCGGTGCTCGAGAAGGCGGCCAGCCGGCTCGGCACGCTGGGCTTCATCTGGGCCACGGTCGTGCTGCTCGGCGGCTTCGCCATCACGCTGGGCCAGACCGACTTCTGGTGCATCACCACCCTGCTGCTGGTGGAGGGCGCCCGGATCCTGGGACGCAGCCACGAGCTGGAGTGGCAGCACGAGACCACGGGCCGCGCGCCCGTGTCGTGGGCCGTCGGCCGCGTCTTCCATTGGCTGCAGCTGCTGTCCGCGTCCTCCTGCGCCGCGCTCTCCCTCGTCCGCCTCGTCCACCAGCGCTACGGCGGCAGCGAGGAGGCCCGCGTCAACCGCCACTCCGCGCTCGACATATTCTACGGCCTCGCGCTCGCCGAGGCCCTGCTGTTCCTCGTCGAGAAGGCGCTGTGGGAGTGGAGGGTGGGCCACCACCGCCTGCTCGAGCGCGTCGCCAAGGACTGCCACCTCGCCACCGCCTGCCGCGCCGTCGCCGTCCGCCGCTTCTTCTACGACTCCTACTCCCGGTGCCTTAACGGCAGCATCTTCGACGGCCTGCACATGGACCTCGTATCCTACGCCGACGACCTGCTCACGGCGGGCTCGCACGACGAGCAGCGCCTCGGCGCCAGCATCCTAGCGGCGCTCGTCGAGTCCGACCGCTTCGCCGACGCCACGCTCCGCAAGATCGGCACGTCCGGACCCGCCATCGAGCGCCTTATCGAGATGCTCAGCTGGAAGAACGCCTCGGAGAAGGACGTGCGCCGCTCTGCGGCGGTCGTCGTGTTCATGCTCACTGGAAGGAAGGTCAACGCGCTCCGCGTCACCGGCATTCCCGGCGCCATGGAGTCCGTGGCTTCCTTGCTCTACGCCGACTTCGACGAGCTCAACCTCCTCGGGCTGTCCATCCTCAACAAGCTAGCGCGCGACCACGACAACTGCGACAAGATCGGGAAGACTAGGGGCCTTCTCGACAAGATCATCTCCTACTCGGGCATAATAGCAAACGGGCCGGCGACGGGGCCGCCGACAGACATGCGCCTCAAGGCGGTGAAGCAGTCGCTCCGCGTTGTGAAGAGGCTGGCGAGCACGACGGGGACCACCGGAAAGGTGCTCCGGAGGGAGCTGTCTGACATTGTGTTCACCGTGAGCAACGTCAGGGAGgtgctgcagcagcagcacgaCGAGAAGGACGTGTCCGAGCTGCACCGCCTGGCGATCGAGATACTGACGAACCTCGCCATGGACGAGGAGGCGAGGGAGATGATCGGCGGCACGGGGGGTGTGCTCAGCACGCTGGTGGCGATGTTCTTGCCGGAAAAGCAGGAGGCAGCGCCCGACCGGCACAAGGACGCTGTCCGGGTGGAGGCCGGCGAGGCTCTGGCGATGCTGGCGCTCGACAGCCGCAGGAACTGCGGCGCGATCATCATGGCGTTCGGCGGAGGTGTGGAGCGGCTGGTCGAGGCGCTGAGTGATCCCGTCGTCGTCATCAGCGCCTCAAGGATCCTGCGCAACCTGTGCACCTACGCTGGGGACGAGTGGCAGCTTACACTGAGAGGAGTCACCGCCGGCGCCACCAAGGTAGTTTCTGGCAGTACACTCTGTGCACAGTGCATCGGCTATGGTGTGATTGGTCATCAACCGTTTCCtaatcttttttctttcttcgttCTGAAACACAGGTGCTGCGCAGTATCATGGTGGAGAAGACGAAGCTCCTCAACATCTCCCTCGGCCTCGCGGCGCAGATGTTCCGGTTCATGCAGCCTGGGGAGCTCCGGGCGAGCCTCGCCACGGCGGGCGTCACGGACACAGCGCTGGCGCGGACGCTGGTGCTGGTCCTGCGGGAGTACAGCCGCCCGTCCCTGGAGGTGCCGCGCATCCGGCTGTACACGCTGGAGCTCGCCATCGCGTTGATGCGGTCGGACGCGCGCTTCGTGTCGCTCTTCGTGGAGCTCGGGATGGAGGCCGAGCAGAGGCGCGTCGCGGAAACCACCTCCGGCCTCGAGCGCTTCAACGTGTTCTCGGGCAGCGTCGGGCTCAGCCGCCGCGCCGTCAGCGTCGGCTCGCTCGTCGACTCCGCCATGGAGCTCATGAGCCAGCAGCAGGCCTGCACATCACGGTCACAGATACGCTGAAAAGTGATTTACACGGCTGAAACAGTTAATTATTTTTACTCTGTATTCGGTTTGATTGTGCCGTATTTGCATGGTAGTACTTCTGTATGCTTATGCTTTCTTGTATCACTGTATTCGTTATTGTGTGAAAGTGCAATAAAGGGTTATCATGGCTATACTTCTTTTGCCTTAAAATAATTACACATTTCACTTCTAAAAAAGTCAAACTTTTTTACGTTTAACTATATATATACTAGAAAATAATATCAACAACAACAAGGGACATACACAAGATTTAACCTGTCATCGACATCTTTGTTGATGAGGAAGTCACAAAGGTTAAGTCTCTTTCAACTCTATTCTCTTCTCGAGTGAATCACAAAGTCAAGTTTAAGAATCTTCACTAGCATCTTGGGGGCAATACAAATCTACCGGTGGTCATCGCAACATTTGGATGCTCTAGAACAACGGTTAGCCAGAAGAAACGTGATTGTTTGATTTCTGGAAAAATGAGGTTTATATTTATGATGGGGTAGTAGTAAGCTGGCACGGAGCCTAAggaggtgtttggttccatggactaaattttagtccatgtcacatcggacgttcggatgctatttaggagaactaaatataagttaattataaaactaattacatagatggagactaatttacgagacgaatttattaagcctaattaatccgcaattagcacatatttactgtagcaccacattgtggaatcatggactaattaggcttaaaaaatccgtctcgcaaattagccacaatctgtgcaattagttattttttcgtctatatttaatacttcatgcatgtgtccaaatattcgatgggacagggactaaaattttcctgtaggaaccaaacacaccctaagaaACTCTCTGCATCTGACTCTCTGGTCCCCTTTCTTTATGATATCCAGCTAGTGTTTTCCTTTTTGTCGCTATCGGTTTATAGCAGTTTGTCCGTTGTGCTCCAAATTACTTTCTTTCTAAAAATAACGGAAATAAATTGGGTGGGCAAGGGACGCACGGACGCGTAGGTGCGCTCCCCTCCCCCATGGATGCCACATAGAGCCCGACGGCATCGCATGCGCCGCATCTGGAGCTGGAGCGTGGTCCTCGCACTGGTTTGCATATCCAtcggggaggagagagagaagaccGCGGCTTCAACTCCAGATGTTGCGCGTGCAATGCCGTCGGACTCGGGCGTCTATCGGGGAGGGGAGTGCACCTAAGCATCGATGTGTCCCTCGCCCATCTAATTTATTTCCAAAATAACATGCACTTGGTTAAATTTTTTATTTGCCTTTTTACTGAATCGTCATATTTGCATTAATGACTGCTTGCTCTCATGATCAATCTATTCATCAAACATCTATCTTTATTATAATTTGGAGCTATAATTTTTGACATGCACTACGCATTGAAACTCTCTTAGTTCACCATTTGCAGTGTGTAACTATTTTTTCAGTGTGTAACTGACAGACATAGAAGCGTCACAACCAAAATTTTAGATTTCTCCTAATAATGTGGGCTTCTTCTAGTGTTTTGGCATTTAAAATTTAGTACAAACTTTCCCTACTAAATATCTTCTAGTGAGATTTTCTtgtgctatgactagtggtagTGTTTTATTACTAATTAAAAATATTAGGAGAATTCCACCATTTTGGTAGTGCgttattgtaacaccctcggtgttacaccctaaatcatttactaaaacacgttatgagcatcatacttatggggtaatgcatgtgatgaaacaaatagGTGAAGTATTTCAACTAAAACGATCAATAAGAATGCAAAACGAAAAGTTACTCCACGATTCATACAATTATCAAGTATGGTTGTAAAGCAATTTTTATTGAGTAAAATTACTATAGAACTTATATATGggggcttaaataaagtttggagtgtGAACTTTGTAGAAGATGATGAAATACTTGTTGTTGAAAAACAACATTGCTAGCTAATAttttcaatagcttagaaatgcaatttgaaatagagttcaactcaaaacttagaaaaaattccaAGTCCGTTGAcagttagacattgctatgtttagcaaactaTTTTGAGGAATTATGTTAAAGAGTGATGTAGTATTACAGCTTGATTAAGTAGCCTCATATACCATCTTGAGTGCAGTGAAGACCGTTTATGTTTAGGAGTAATGGTTTGGTCGCGGTAGaagctttaaaatccatgcacatCACGTTTCTGGTTTGCTTCCCCCACGTCGGCGCGGTCACCGTGTGTCAGTGGTTGACTTCGCCACGTCGGTGCGCCTCGCGCGCGCCCTCGTGTTGCCACGCTGGGCTAGCCGTGTGCCGTGGGAATAGTCATGGGCGCTGCCGTGTGaggccgccgctgctgccgcgtGGCCGTGCTGCCAAGTTCATCGTGCCTCGCGACACGCCTACTACCGTTGCTGTCACCCCTTGCGCTCGTGTCTATGCCGCAATGCTCTATGCCCTGGCCTAGTTTGATTCCGTGCACGTGGTTGTAGCCGCCGTCGTCACGCCATTGATGACGCTGCGGCGCGTGGGCCAGGCCGGCGTGAACACGCGCGTGCTCGTTCGCTAGTGGCTAGACTGGGTCGCTGCGGTTACGTCAACCGCGTCCTGCCAAGGCGTGTCACAGTAGATCCCTGGCTGTAGACCACCGTCC
Proteins encoded in this region:
- the LOC136534382 gene encoding uncharacterized protein encodes the protein MDRRVSLATRSVRVLIPDQLPTLFEPQKSVMTPHVRATVVGDEDDAPPPERRLTMLALQLAVLEKAASRLGTLGFIWATVVLLGGFAITLGQTDFWCITTLLLVEGARILGRSHELEWQHETTGRAPVSWAVGRVFHWLQLLSASSCAALSLVRLVHQRYGGSEEARVNRHSALDIFYGLALAEALLFLVEKALWEWRVGHHRLLERVAKDCHLATACRAVAVRRFFYDSYSRCLNGSIFDGLHMDLVSYADDLLTAGSHDEQRLGASILAALVESDRFADATLRKIGTSGPAIERLIEMLSWKNASEKDVRRSAAVVVFMLTGRKVNALRVTGIPGAMESVASLLYADFDELNLLGLSILNKLARDHDNCDKIGKTRGLLDKIISYSGIIANGPATGPPTDMRLKAVKQSLRVVKRLASTTGTTGKVLRRELSDIVFTVSNVREVLQQQHDEKDVSELHRLAIEILTNLAMDEEAREMIGGTGGVLSTLVAMFLPEKQEAAPDRHKDAVRVEAGEALAMLALDSRRNCGAIIMAFGGGVERLVEALSDPVVVISASRILRNLCTYAGDEWQLTLRGVTAGATKVLRSIMVEKTKLLNISLGLAAQMFRFMQPGELRASLATAGVTDTALARTLVLVLREYSRPSLEVPRIRLYTLELAIALMRSDARFVSLFVELGMEAEQRRVAETTSGLERFNVFSGSVGLSRRAVSVGSLVDSAMELMSQQQACTSRSQIR